A region from the Lolium perenne isolate Kyuss_39 chromosome 4, Kyuss_2.0, whole genome shotgun sequence genome encodes:
- the LOC127349202 gene encoding protein FAR1-RELATED SEQUENCE 12-like, protein MHLPNKSLNEFRTLLYYTTSEQVFEERWHAFYRKWQSPKTRTWMKRMYTKRKLWAAAYLSQGFWLGMKSNQRSESLNSCLHLHLDGEMTIVDMIMHYDNAIVRLRENEAHDDCTASQTTPVAITNFRELEVAAAKIFTPAVFYIIQGELSKIGGIEILEKMQAGDLNIFIVAWRNHVRTRFYVEYRPKEAEIIRCSCQRMIRKGIPCKHILHVLHFLKFTEIPQCCALRRFTKNARLGLPAKRTSDMFGWGWSGAEERMKYSRMNIKVSQAMHIALNNSEEYDLLNSTIDGIISRREGYAKGKAYGPLRSVHENEDASGPCDIVVGDPLKVSTKGAPRQEAQKSPMTKNGRPLGHKERRVQVCGACQGEGHNRRNPICIFHPKNVLQQEG, encoded by the exons ATGCATCTACCTAACAAGTCACTGAACGAGTTCAGGACTCTTTTGTATTACACCACCTCAGAGCAAGTATTTGAGGAGCGATGGCATGCATTTTACAGAAAATGGCAATCCCCAAAAACCAGAACATGGATGAAGAGGATGTACACCAAGAGGAAACTTTGGGCTGCAGCGTATCTCTCTCAAGGATTCTGGCTGGGTATGAAAAGTAACCAGCGGAGTGAAAGTTTAAACTCTTGTCTGCACCTGCACCTAGATGGGGAAATGACAATTGTTGATATGATTATGCACTACGACAACGCAATTGTCCGTCTCCGTGAGAACGAAGCCCACGACGACTGCACGGCTTCACAGACTACACCAGTGGCAATTACTAATTTCAGAGAACTAGAGGTTGCTGCTGCAAAAATCTTCACTCCTGCTGTGTTCTATATTATTCAAGGTGAGCTTTCAAAGATTGGCGGCATAGAGATCTTAGAAAAAATGCAGGCAGGAGACTTAAACATCTTCATTGTGGCATGGAGGAATCATGTAAGGACCAGGTTCTACGTGGAATATAGACCCAAGGAGGCAGAAATTATAAGGTGCAGCTGTCAAAGGATGATTAGAAAGGGGATCCCTTGCAAGCACATACTGCATGTGCTGCATTTCTTGAAATTTACTGAAATTCCACAATGTTGTGCTCTACGACGATTCACAAAAAATGCCAGGTTAGGGTTGCCAGCTAAACGCACCAGCGACATGTTTGGGTGGGGTTGGTCTGGGGCAGAGGAGCGGATGAAATACAGCAGGATGAATATTAAGGTATCACAGGCTATGCATATTGCATTAAACAATTCAGAGGAATATGATCTGCTGAACAGTACCATTGATGGCATAATTTCTAGAAGAGAGGGGTATGCTAAAGGTAAAGCATATGGTCCCCTCAGGTCGGTGCATGAAAATGAAGATGCTAGTGGACCATGCGATATTGTTGTTGGTGATCCTTTGAAAGTGTCCACTAAGGGTGCACCTAGGCAAGAAGCGCAGAAATCTCCAATGACTAAAAATGGAAGACCACTAGGACACAAGGAACGCAGGGTGCAGGTGTGCGGGGCATGCCAAGGAGAAGGGCATAACAGAAGAAACCCAATATGCATATTTCATCCGAA GAATGTGCTGCAGCAGGAAGGGTAG
- the LOC139830279 gene encoding protein FAR1-RELATED SEQUENCE 5-like: MQIAYDEFDNDDNHGEHTDDQNDENHGEHTDNLNTSEAQFDTQLEYDYYGESDLDTGHTDDVEGASVPEDFVDMSQATPSASQPEKPQKGSNGNEYPDSDRDLYWMIKEMTFISEAAAHSFYNRYAKDYGFSVRLDQVKRFDDGVIRLRRFVCSRQGRRPKNQLTTEGRVYRHRPESRCGCKARLVVKFDGRTGFWVVEDFRDKHNHDPAEPCQTPFLRSHRTINDAQRSEILSMGSMGIRKHLIMRKFIAGSGSFAGVGFTRKDLYNMCSRERRRLLFDGDATTAIRIMSKRKKRDPEFFFEYDVDEKGRLKHMFWCDSQSRRDYQDYGDVLVFDSTYKMNKYKMPFVPFVGLNNHRRTTVFGSAILSSENEQIYVWLLKTFLKAMCQQKPKALSH, from the exons ATGCAGATTGCGTatgatgaatttgataatgaTGACAACCATGGTGAACACACAGACGATCAAAATGATGAGAACCATGGTGAACACACAGACAACCTAAATACTAGTGAG GCACAATTTGACACGCAGCTTGAGTACGACTATTACGGTGAATCTGACTTGGACACGGGCCACACTGATGATGTGGAAGGTGCATCAGTTCCAGAGGATTTTGTTGACATGAGCCAG GCGACGCCAAGCGCTAGTCAGCCTGAGAAACCACAGAAAGGTAGCAATGGCAATGAATATCCTGATAGTGATCGGGATTTATACTGGATGATAAAAGAGATGACTTTTATTTCTGAAGCAGCAGCACATTCTTTCTACAACAGATATGCTAAAGATTATGGGTTCAGCGTCCGGCTAGACCAGGTTAAGCGGTTTGATGATGGAGTAATTCGGTTACGGCGTTTTGTGTGTTCCAGACAGGGCAGACGTCCCAAAAACCAACTGACCACGGAAGGCCGTGTATATAGGCACAGACCTGAGTCTCGCTGCGGCTGCAAGGCACGTTTGGTGGTCAAGTTTGATGGAAGAACTGGTTTCTGGGTTGTTGAAGATTTTCGTGACAAACATAACCATGACCCAGCTGAACCATGTCAGACTCCGTTTCTTCGGTCCCATAGGACGATCAACGACGCGCAGAGATCTGAGATATTATCAATGGGATCCATGGGGATCAGGAAGCACCTCATTATGAGAAAATTCATTGCAGGCTCCGGTTCATTTGCTGGTGTTGGATTCACAAGAAAGGATTTGTACAACATGTgctctagggagaggaggaggctgctTTTCGACGGTGACGCTACCACAGCCATCCGCATTATGTCAAAGAGGAAAAAGAGGGACCCTGAATTTTTCTTTGAATATGACGTTGATGAAAAAGGCCGTCTGAAGCACATGTTCTGGTGTGATTCCCAGTCACGTAGGGATTACCAGGACTACGGAGATGTGCTGGTGTTTGATAGCACATACAAGATGAATAAATATAAGATGCCATTTGTTCCTTTTGTGGGCTTGAACAACCACCGTAGGACAACAGTTTTTGGGTCTGCCATCCTTTCAAGTGAGAATGAACAAATATATGTTTGGCTTCTAAAGACATTCCTCAAAGCGATGTGTCAACAGAAGCCAAAGGCA CTTTCACATTGA